In a genomic window of Sus scrofa isolate TJ Tabasco breed Duroc chromosome 4, Sscrofa11.1, whole genome shotgun sequence:
- the SELL gene encoding L-selectin isoform X1 codes for MIFPWKCHSAQRGLWNVFKLWVLTMLCCDFFAYHGTDCWTYHYSEKPMNWMKARKFCQENYTDLVAIQNKGEIEYLNKTLPFSRSYYWIGIRKVEGVWTWVGTNKSLTEEAENWGDGEPNNRKTKEDCVEIYIKRSKDSGKWNDDACHKAKRALCYTASCQPRSCSGHGQCVEVINNYTCNCDAGYYGPQCQFVTQCEPLGDPELGTMACIHPLGKFYFTSQCTFNCSEGTDITGIEETTCGPFGNWSSPEPTCRVILCEPLTAPDLGNMDCSHPLASFGFTSTCTFNCSEGTQLIGEKKTICGSSGNWSSPSPICQKLDRNFSINKEVDYNPLFIPVAVIVTAVSGLAFIIFLARKLKKGKKSQRRAWSKEVRESGELTGWGQRHG; via the exons ATG atatttccATGGAAATGTCACAGTGCTCAGAGGGGCTTATGGAATGTCTTCAAGTTGTGGGTCCTGACTATGCTTTGTTGTG atttttttgcaTATCATGGAACTGATTGCTGGACTTACCACTATTCTGAAAAACCCATGAACTGGATGAAGGCTAGGAAGTTCTGTCAAGAAAATTACACAGATTTGGTTGCCATACAAAACAAGGGGGAGATTGAATACCTGAATAAGACGCTTCCCTTCAGTCGTAGTTACTACTGGATAGGAATCCGGAAGGTGGAAGGGGTATGGACTTGGGTGGGAACCAACAAATCTCTCACCGAAGAGGCGGAAAACTGGGGCGATGGGGAGCCCAACAACAGGAAGACTAAGGAGGACTGTGTGGAGATCTACATCAAAAGGAGCAAAGACTCCGGGAAGTGGAATGATGATGCCTGCCACAAAGCCAAGAGAGCCCTCTGTTACACAG CTTCTTGTCAGCCCAGGTCATGCAGTGGCCATGGACAATGTGTGGAAGTCATCAACAATTATACCTGCAACTGTGATGCAGGGTACTACGGGCCCCAGTGTCAGTTCG TGACTCAGTGTGAGCCTCTGGGGGACCCAGAGCTGGGTACCATGGCCTGTATTCACCCTTTGGGCAAGTTCTACTTCACATCCCAGTGTACCTTCAACTGCTCTGAGGGAACTGACATAACTGGGATTGAAGAAACCACTTGTGGACCATTTGGAAACTGGTCATCTCCAGAACCAACCTGTAGAG tgATTCTGTGTGAGCCCCTAACAGCACCTGATTTGGGAAATATGGACTGTAGTCACCCCCTGGCCAGCTTTGGCTTTACCTCCACATGTACCTTCAACTGCTCAGAAGGAACACAGTTAATCGGGGAGAAGAAAACTATTTGTGGATCATCTGGAAACTGGTCCAGTCCTAGTCCGATATGTCAAA AACTGGACAGGAACTTCTCAATAAATAAGGAGGTCGACTATAACCCCCTCTTCATTCCTGTGGCAGTCATTGTTACTGCAGTCTCAGGGTTGGCATTTATCATTTTTCTGgcgaggaaattaaaaaaag gCAAAAAGTCTCAGAGAAG AGCTTGGTCAAAGGAGGTGAGAGAGTCAGGAGAGCTAACTGGATGGGGACAAAGG CATGGATGA
- the SELL gene encoding L-selectin precursor, producing MIFPWKCHSAQRGLWNVFKLWVLTMLCCDFFAYHGTDCWTYHYSEKPMNWMKARKFCQENYTDLVAIQNKGEIEYLNKTLPFSRSYYWIGIRKVEGVWTWVGTNKSLTEEAENWGDGEPNNRKTKEDCVEIYIKRSKDSGKWNDDACHKAKRALCYTASCQPRSCSGHGQCVEVINNYTCNCDAGYYGPQCQFVTQCEPLGDPELGTMACIHPLGKFYFTSQCTFNCSEGTDITGIEETTCGPFGNWSSPEPTCRVILCEPLTAPDLGNMDCSHPLASFGFTSTCTFNCSEGTQLIGEKKTICGSSGNWSSPSPICQKLDRNFSINKEVDYNPLFIPVAVIVTAVSGLAFIIFLARKLKKGKKSQRSMDDPY from the exons ATG atatttccATGGAAATGTCACAGTGCTCAGAGGGGCTTATGGAATGTCTTCAAGTTGTGGGTCCTGACTATGCTTTGTTGTG atttttttgcaTATCATGGAACTGATTGCTGGACTTACCACTATTCTGAAAAACCCATGAACTGGATGAAGGCTAGGAAGTTCTGTCAAGAAAATTACACAGATTTGGTTGCCATACAAAACAAGGGGGAGATTGAATACCTGAATAAGACGCTTCCCTTCAGTCGTAGTTACTACTGGATAGGAATCCGGAAGGTGGAAGGGGTATGGACTTGGGTGGGAACCAACAAATCTCTCACCGAAGAGGCGGAAAACTGGGGCGATGGGGAGCCCAACAACAGGAAGACTAAGGAGGACTGTGTGGAGATCTACATCAAAAGGAGCAAAGACTCCGGGAAGTGGAATGATGATGCCTGCCACAAAGCCAAGAGAGCCCTCTGTTACACAG CTTCTTGTCAGCCCAGGTCATGCAGTGGCCATGGACAATGTGTGGAAGTCATCAACAATTATACCTGCAACTGTGATGCAGGGTACTACGGGCCCCAGTGTCAGTTCG TGACTCAGTGTGAGCCTCTGGGGGACCCAGAGCTGGGTACCATGGCCTGTATTCACCCTTTGGGCAAGTTCTACTTCACATCCCAGTGTACCTTCAACTGCTCTGAGGGAACTGACATAACTGGGATTGAAGAAACCACTTGTGGACCATTTGGAAACTGGTCATCTCCAGAACCAACCTGTAGAG tgATTCTGTGTGAGCCCCTAACAGCACCTGATTTGGGAAATATGGACTGTAGTCACCCCCTGGCCAGCTTTGGCTTTACCTCCACATGTACCTTCAACTGCTCAGAAGGAACACAGTTAATCGGGGAGAAGAAAACTATTTGTGGATCATCTGGAAACTGGTCCAGTCCTAGTCCGATATGTCAAA AACTGGACAGGAACTTCTCAATAAATAAGGAGGTCGACTATAACCCCCTCTTCATTCCTGTGGCAGTCATTGTTACTGCAGTCTCAGGGTTGGCATTTATCATTTTTCTGgcgaggaaattaaaaaaag gCAAAAAGTCTCAGAGAAG CATGGATGATCCATATTAA